A region from the Variovorax sp. RKNM96 genome encodes:
- a CDS encoding antibiotic biosynthesis monooxygenase family protein, with product MTTIVENTGFVTLINVFKVDPQRQQDLIDLLTRATDTSVRHVPGFVSAALHRSVDGTKVTMYAQWQSAEHYQAMRANPVASPYLEQALAIATFDPGMYEVAKVFSASAGPSGD from the coding sequence ATGACCACGATTGTCGAAAACACCGGCTTCGTCACGCTCATCAACGTCTTCAAGGTCGATCCCCAAAGACAACAGGATCTCATCGACCTGCTCACGCGTGCCACCGATACATCCGTGCGCCACGTGCCAGGCTTTGTTTCCGCGGCGCTTCACCGCAGCGTCGATGGCACGAAGGTCACGATGTACGCGCAATGGCAGAGCGCTGAGCACTACCAGGCCATGCGCGCGAACCCGGTCGCTTCCCCTTACCTCGAACAGGCACTTGCCATTGCCACGTTCGACCCGGGAATGTACGAGGTGGCCAAGGTCTTCTCTGCATCTGCCGGACCGAGCGGCGACTGA